CGTGACGATGGAGCTCCGCTCGTTCAGCGAGGTGACCGCAGGCTATGACGTGATCTTCTTCGACTCCTATGGGGTGCTGAAGAACTCGGGGGGCGTGCTCAAGGGCGTGCCCGATCTGCTCTTGAAGCTGGTGCGCCAGAAGAAGGACCTCTACGTCATCACCAACGACGCCTCGAAGTCGCCCGAGCGCATGGCGCAGTCGTTCTCGCACGCCATCGAGGGCGAGCTCATTCCGGCGAGCCAGATCATCAGCTCGGGCCTCTTGGCCACGGACTTCCTGGCCGCGCAGGTGGCCTCGAAGAAACCGAACGGGCGCGCCGCCTACCTGGGCAAGCCCGGCTCGGCCTACTACATCGAGAGCGCGGGGCTCGAGGCCGTGCCGCTGTCGGAGTGGGACGACGCCCACGATCCGGACGCCATCGTGCTGCTGGACGACGAGGGCTTCGACTGGTTCCGCGACATCAATCACGCGCTCAACCTGATCCGCCGCAGCCTGGCGCCGGTGGTCATCGGCAACGCGGACCTGCTGTATCCCGTGAAGGACGGCGGTGTGGCGCTCGCGGTGGGGAGCCTCGCCAACATGCTCCAGCCCATCGCGCAGAAGAGCTTCTATCGCTTCGGCAAGCCCGACGCGATGATGTTCGTCTATGCGCTGCAGGCCATGCGCAGCGCGCGGCCCGGCACCAAGAACCACAAGGTGCTCATGGTGGGCGACACGCTGCAGACCGACATCCTGGGCGCCCGCATGGCGGGGCTCGACACCGTGCTGGTGCTGAGCGGCAACACCATGCGCCACCAGGCGGAGATGCTCATCCAGTCCACGGGCATCGTGCCCACCTACGTCTGTCCGGACATCCTCACGTAGCGAAGGGAAGCAGGCCATGGAGATCAACGGCGTCGCCCACCTCATGCTCACGGTGCACAGCATCGCGCGGTCGCGGCCCTTCTACGTGGCGCTGCTGGATCAGCTCGGGCTCCGGCGCGTGGTCGACTCCCCCGAGTACCTCTACTACGTGGGCGGCCGCACGGCGGTGGGCCTGCGCCCCGCATCCCCCGAGGTGGCCGCGCTGCCGGCGGGGTCGGCCGGCGCGCGCTTCGACCAGGGCCGTGTGGGCCTGCACCACGCTTGCCTGCGCGCGCGCTCGCGCGAAGACGTGGACGGAGTCCACGACGTGCTGGTGGCGATCGGCGCCAGCATCGTGCACGCCCCGCGCGACGAGCCCTGGGCTCCCGGCTACTACTCGGTGCTGTTCGAAGACCCCGACGGCATTCGCCTCGAGGTGAACTACGTGCCCGGCAAGGGGCTGCTCGAGGAGGGCGCGCAGCGCGGCGGCTGAGCCCGGGCTACCTCCAGCGGGCCTAGAAAGGCGTCAGACATGCGGTCCGGCGACCGGGGTCGTGGTAAAGATCGGGCTGCGTGAGTAGCGTCACACCGCCGAAGCCGAAGACCCCCTGGCGACCGGGCGCTGCCGGGCCTCCGCCCGTGGGGACCGTCGTGGCGGGCAAGTACGAGATCGAGGCGCTGATCGGACAGGGCGGCATGGGCGCCGTGTACCGCGCGCAGCACACCCTCACGCACCGGCGCGTGGCGCTCAAGTGGCTGCTGGCCGACGACGCCGCCATGCGCATGCGGTTCGTGCGCGAGGCCCGCGCCATGGGGGCGCTCGAGCACCCGAACGTGGTGGGCATCCTCGACATCGGCGAGGAAGACGGCGCCGTGTACCTGGTGATGGAGTACGTGGAGGGCGAAAGCCTGCGCGAGCACCTCGACCGCCGACCCGTGTCGCCCATGCGCGCGGTGCGGCTCTTGATGCCGGCGCTCGAGGGCATCGCCGCGGCGCACCAAGCGGGCATCGTGCACCGCGACCTCAAGCCCGCGAACCTGTTCGTGTGCCTGGACCGCGACGGCACCGCCTACGGCACCAAGGTGTTGGACTTCGGGGTGGCGCTCTCGCTGCGGCAGTCGGACGGGACGATGGGGCTCACGCAGAGCGGCGCCGTGGTGGGCACGCCCCGCTACATGGCGCCCGAGCAGATCCGCGGCCACAAGGTGGACGCGCGCACGGACCAGTTCGCCATGGGCCTGATCCTCTACGAGATGCTGACCGGCCGGCTGCCCTATGACGCGGCCGTGTACGAGGCGCTGGTGGTGGAGATCGCCACGGTGCCCCCGCTGTCGCCGCGCGTCTTCGTGCCAGACCTGCCCGAGGGGCTACCGGAGGTGGTGCTGAAGGCGCTGGCCAAGTCGCCCGACGACCGCTTCCCGGACATCGGCGCGCTGGCGGTGGCGCTCGAGCCGTTTGGCGATGGGGTGGTGTTCTCGCCGCCGCGCCAGGCGCACGCACGGCGCTCGATGCTCGGCGAGGACCTCATGGAGCTGGCGATAGCGAGCGCGGGGCTCACGCCGAGTCACCCGGGGCCTGCGGCGCAGGTGGATCTGGGGCCTCCGACCAGGCGCTTCGGTGCGGCGGCGGAGCACACCCCCACCAGCGCCGCGGGGCGCGCGCGGGCGGCCGCCGTGCGGGCCTCGGCCACCACACTGGACGCGCCCGACTCCGAGCGCGAGCAGGCCACACGGCAGGCCGGGCTGCGGGCACGCCAGGCCGTCCTGGAGAAGTCGGGAGAGCGAACGCGCGCGTCCCTCACTGATGCTGCGGCGCCGGCTTCGGTGGCCAAGGCTTCGCGACGGCCATGGGTGTTGGTGTTCTTGCTGCTCGCCGCAGGGCTGCTGGGTGGCGCGTGGTCCCTGCGCAACGGGCCGACGCCAGAGGCTCCCCCCGCAGCGGCGCCCACGTCCGTCACCGAGCCCAGCTCGGCGCCGGCGAGCGCTGCTGCCGCGCAGGGCACCACGGTGAACCCTCCGGCGACGGAAGAGGCAGCGGTCGATGAGGCGCGCACGGCAGGCGTCCGCAACGCCGACAGCCCTGCTGGTGGCGCACCGGCGGACCCCACGCCCACAGCACCCGGCGCCGCGAGTCGTGCCGAAAGCGTCCCCGCAGAGGCGCCAAGCCCAGAGGGCGCAGCCCCCGCTCCGGCCGACACGGCGCCGGGACGCGGCCGCCGGCGCCTGGTGGAAGGCAGCGCCACCATGGACACCGCCACGAGCCCCTCCATGAGCGCCATGGGCCGCTCGGGCGCCTTCTCGGTGGAGGACTTCTGATGCCCCGTGCACTGCCCACGCTCCTGCTCGTCACCGGCCTGCTCATCGGGAGCCGCACGCACCGGGTGCAGGCCCAGGAGCCAGTCGAGGAGCCACCCCCGGCGGAGTACATGGCGCTCATCCAGGAGGCCGTGACCGCGTCCGCCGCAGAGCGCTGGCTCGAAGCCCGCAGCCTGTTTCGCGAGGCTCAGCGCGTGTACCCGAACGCACGCGCGCTGCGCGGCATCGGCATGACGTCGTTCGAGCTGAGCGACTACACGGGGGCCTATCTGGCCCTCACGGCGGCGTTGGCCGAGACTCGCCGCTCGCTCGACTTCGAGCAGCGCGCGCAGGTGGAGGCGCTGCTCGGTCGCGTGAGAGAGCTCATCGGGCGCTACACGGTGGCTCACTTGGGCGACGCGCCAGTGGTGACGGTGGACGCCGTGCGTCAGGAGATCCAAGCCGAGGGCTACGTGCTGATGACCAGCGGCGAGCACCGGGTGGCGGTGACGCTGGCAGACGGGCGACGCGTCACGGGGAGCTGGATCGTGCGCGGCGGCGAGGTCGGTCCGCTGCCCATCGAGCTGCCCTCGGCGGACCTCGCACCCGAGGCCGTGGCCGAGGCCGCGACGGAGCTCCACGTCCCGGCGTCACCGGTGGTGCAGGAGCCGGCGCGTGACACGCGGCCACTCCGCCTCGCGGGCTGGGTGAGCATCAGCAGCGGCGTGGCGCTGCTGGCCGTGGGGACAGGCCTGACGACGGCTGGTCGCACGGACAAGGCGTACCTCGAGGGCGCCGACCCCGGCACCGTGTGGGACGAGGTGGAGCACCTCCACCAGCGCTCACCGCGCTTCGTCCGCGGCGGCAGCGCCTTGATCGGGCTGGGTGGGGCTGCGGCCATCGCGGGCCTCGGGCTGATGCTGCGCGCGCGCGGCGGCGGGGCGGATCTGGACAGCGACGACCCGAACGAGCGAGCGGCCGCGGGTCGACCGAGCGTGCACGCGCGAGTCGCCCCACGGGGTGCCCAGCTGGAGGTGGTGTGGTGAGGCTCTCCGTTCGTTGTCGTCAGCCGCTCGTTCCCGCGGCGGCCCTTGGGCTGCTCGCCACGTTCACGCTGCTCTCCAGCTGCAGCGCCGACCTCCCCGACGGGGTGTTCCAGTGCACGAACGACGACGGCTGCCCCGTCGGCTGGCGCTGCTTCTCCAACAGTCGCTGCTACTCGCCGAGCGTCACGGGGCTCCCGGTCTATGGACTGTG
The Sandaracinaceae bacterium genome window above contains:
- a CDS encoding serine/threonine protein kinase, whose amino-acid sequence is MGTVVAGKYEIEALIGQGGMGAVYRAQHTLTHRRVALKWLLADDAAMRMRFVREARAMGALEHPNVVGILDIGEEDGAVYLVMEYVEGESLREHLDRRPVSPMRAVRLLMPALEGIAAAHQAGIVHRDLKPANLFVCLDRDGTAYGTKVLDFGVALSLRQSDGTMGLTQSGAVVGTPRYMAPEQIRGHKVDARTDQFAMGLILYEMLTGRLPYDAAVYEALVVEIATVPPLSPRVFVPDLPEGLPEVVLKALAKSPDDRFPDIGALAVALEPFGDGVVFSPPRQAHARRSMLGEDLMELAIASAGLTPSHPGPAAQVDLGPPTRRFGAAAEHTPTSAAGRARAAAVRASATTLDAPDSEREQATRQAGLRARQAVLEKSGERTRASLTDAAAPASVAKASRRPWVLVFLLLAAGLLGGAWSLRNGPTPEAPPAAAPTSVTEPSSAPASAAAAQGTTVNPPATEEAAVDEARTAGVRNADSPAGGAPADPTPTAPGAASRAESVPAEAPSPEGAAPAPADTAPGRGRRRLVEGSATMDTATSPSMSAMGRSGAFSVEDF
- a CDS encoding HAD-IIA family hydrolase, with the protein product MTMELRSFSEVTAGYDVIFFDSYGVLKNSGGVLKGVPDLLLKLVRQKKDLYVITNDASKSPERMAQSFSHAIEGELIPASQIISSGLLATDFLAAQVASKKPNGRAAYLGKPGSAYYIESAGLEAVPLSEWDDAHDPDAIVLLDDEGFDWFRDINHALNLIRRSLAPVVIGNADLLYPVKDGGVALAVGSLANMLQPIAQKSFYRFGKPDAMMFVYALQAMRSARPGTKNHKVLMVGDTLQTDILGARMAGLDTVLVLSGNTMRHQAEMLIQSTGIVPTYVCPDILT
- a CDS encoding VOC family protein → MEINGVAHLMLTVHSIARSRPFYVALLDQLGLRRVVDSPEYLYYVGGRTAVGLRPASPEVAALPAGSAGARFDQGRVGLHHACLRARSREDVDGVHDVLVAIGASIVHAPRDEPWAPGYYSVLFEDPDGIRLEVNYVPGKGLLEEGAQRGG